A section of the Pan paniscus chromosome 7, NHGRI_mPanPan1-v2.0_pri, whole genome shotgun sequence genome encodes:
- the NDRG1 gene encoding protein NDRG1 isoform X1 gives MSREMQDVDLAEVKPLVEKGETITGLLQEFDVQEQDIETLHGSVHVTLCGTPKGNRPVILTYHDIGMNHKTCYNPLFNYEDMQEITQHFAVCHVDAPGQQDGAASFPAGYMYPSMDQLAEMLPGVLQQFGLKSIIGMGTGAGAYILTRFALNNPEMVEGLVLINVNPCAEGWMDWAASKISGWTQALPDMVVSHLFGKEEMQSNVEVVHTYRQHIVNDMNPGNLHLFINAYNSRRDLEIERPMPGTHTVTLQCPALLVVGDSSPAVDAVVECNSKLDPTKTTLLKMADCGGLPQISQPAKLAEAFKYFVQGMGYMPSASMTRLMRSRTASGSSVTSLDGTRSRSHTSEGTRSRSHTSEGTRSRSHTSEGAHLDITPNSGAAGNNAGPKSMEVSC, from the exons GAGCAGGACATCGAGACTTTACATGGCTCTGTTCACGTCACGCTGTGTGGGACTCCCAAGGGAAACCGGCCTGTCATCCTCACCTACCATGACATCGGCATGAACC ACAAAACCTGCTACAACCCCCTCTTCAACTACGAGGACATGCAGGAGATCACCCAGCACTTTGCCGTCTGCCATGTGGACGCCCCTGGCCAGCAGGACGGCGCAGCCTCCTTCCCCGCAGG GTACATGTACCCCTCCATGGATCAGCTGGCTGAAATGCTTCCTGGAGTCCTTCAACAGTTTGG GCTGAAAAGCATTATTGGCATGGGAACAGGAGCAGGCGCCTACATCCTAACTCGATTTGCT CTAAACAACCCTGAGATGGTGGAGGGCCTCGTCCTTATCAACGTGAACCCTTGTGCGGAAGGCTGGATGGACTGGGCCGCCTCCAAG ATCTCCGGATGGACCCAAGCCctgccggacatggtggtgtccCACCTCTTTGGGAAG GAAGAAATGCAGAGTAACGTGGAAGTGGTCCACACCTACCGCCAGCACATTGTGAATGACATGAACCCCGGCAACCTGCACCTGTTCATCAATGCCTACAACAG CCGGCGCGACCTGGAGATTGAGCGACCAATGCCGGGAACCCACACAGTCACCCTGCA GTGCCCTGCTCTGTTGGTGGTTGGGGACAGCTCGCCTGCAGTGGATGCCGTG GTGGAGTGCAACTCAAAATTAGACCCAACAAAGACCACTCTCCTCAAG ATGGCGGACTGTGGCGGCCTCCCGCAGATCTCCCAG CCGGCCAAGCTCGCTGAGGCCTTCAAGTACTTCGTGCAGGGCATGGGATACA TGCCCTCGGCTAGCATGACCCGCCTGATGCGGTCCCGCACAGCCTCTGGTTCCAGCGTCACTTCTCTGGATGGCACCCGCAGCCGCTCCCACACCAGCGAGGGCACCCGAAGCCGCTCCCACACCAGCGAGGGCACCCGCAGCCGCTCCCACACCAGCGAGGGGGCCCACCTGGACATCACCCCCAACTCGGGTGCTGCTGGGAACAACGCCGGGCCCAAGTCCATGGAGGTCTCCTGCTAG
- the NDRG1 gene encoding protein NDRG1 isoform X2 — translation MSREMQDVDLAEVKPLVEKGEEQDIETLHGSVHVTLCGTPKGNRPVILTYHDIGMNHKTCYNPLFNYEDMQEITQHFAVCHVDAPGQQDGAASFPAGYMYPSMDQLAEMLPGVLQQFGLKSIIGMGTGAGAYILTRFALNNPEMVEGLVLINVNPCAEGWMDWAASKISGWTQALPDMVVSHLFGKEEMQSNVEVVHTYRQHIVNDMNPGNLHLFINAYNSRRDLEIERPMPGTHTVTLQCPALLVVGDSSPAVDAVVECNSKLDPTKTTLLKMADCGGLPQISQPAKLAEAFKYFVQGMGYMPSASMTRLMRSRTASGSSVTSLDGTRSRSHTSEGTRSRSHTSEGTRSRSHTSEGAHLDITPNSGAAGNNAGPKSMEVSC, via the exons GAGCAGGACATCGAGACTTTACATGGCTCTGTTCACGTCACGCTGTGTGGGACTCCCAAGGGAAACCGGCCTGTCATCCTCACCTACCATGACATCGGCATGAACC ACAAAACCTGCTACAACCCCCTCTTCAACTACGAGGACATGCAGGAGATCACCCAGCACTTTGCCGTCTGCCATGTGGACGCCCCTGGCCAGCAGGACGGCGCAGCCTCCTTCCCCGCAGG GTACATGTACCCCTCCATGGATCAGCTGGCTGAAATGCTTCCTGGAGTCCTTCAACAGTTTGG GCTGAAAAGCATTATTGGCATGGGAACAGGAGCAGGCGCCTACATCCTAACTCGATTTGCT CTAAACAACCCTGAGATGGTGGAGGGCCTCGTCCTTATCAACGTGAACCCTTGTGCGGAAGGCTGGATGGACTGGGCCGCCTCCAAG ATCTCCGGATGGACCCAAGCCctgccggacatggtggtgtccCACCTCTTTGGGAAG GAAGAAATGCAGAGTAACGTGGAAGTGGTCCACACCTACCGCCAGCACATTGTGAATGACATGAACCCCGGCAACCTGCACCTGTTCATCAATGCCTACAACAG CCGGCGCGACCTGGAGATTGAGCGACCAATGCCGGGAACCCACACAGTCACCCTGCA GTGCCCTGCTCTGTTGGTGGTTGGGGACAGCTCGCCTGCAGTGGATGCCGTG GTGGAGTGCAACTCAAAATTAGACCCAACAAAGACCACTCTCCTCAAG ATGGCGGACTGTGGCGGCCTCCCGCAGATCTCCCAG CCGGCCAAGCTCGCTGAGGCCTTCAAGTACTTCGTGCAGGGCATGGGATACA TGCCCTCGGCTAGCATGACCCGCCTGATGCGGTCCCGCACAGCCTCTGGTTCCAGCGTCACTTCTCTGGATGGCACCCGCAGCCGCTCCCACACCAGCGAGGGCACCCGAAGCCGCTCCCACACCAGCGAGGGCACCCGCAGCCGCTCCCACACCAGCGAGGGGGCCCACCTGGACATCACCCCCAACTCGGGTGCTGCTGGGAACAACGCCGGGCCCAAGTCCATGGAGGTCTCCTGCTAG